One segment of Salvia splendens isolate huo1 chromosome 20, SspV2, whole genome shotgun sequence DNA contains the following:
- the LOC121782979 gene encoding uncharacterized protein LOC121782979, translating into MPTRAMSKVGVEDEIFGGDQRLFVGKKVMFEDVREKEGVEFGVLKNSSWSDESSSSIGKNSDLSENSLERSGDGEEVQSSYKGPLDAMEALEEVLPIRRGISRFYNGKSKSFASLGDASSIKEVAKPENAYTRKRRNLLATNFPSPLRGNGGAISKRVMTSATARTSLALAVAMSNSKSEFSSSSSSSSPRKKDLSTWRSFSLSDLQH; encoded by the exons ATGCCTACCAGAGCGATGAGCAAAGTTGGTGTTGAAGATGAGATTTTTGGTGGAGATCAGAGGTTATTTGTGGGGAAAAAGGTTATGTTTGAGGATGTTAGAGAAAAAGAAGGTGTGGAATTTGGGGTGTTGAAGAATAGTAGTTGGTCAGATGAATCATCATCCTCTATAGGGAAAAACAGTGATCTTTCTGAGAATTCTTTGGAGAGAAGTGGTGATGGTGAAGAGGTGCAGAGCTCTTATAAGGGGCCCTTGGATGCCATGGAAGCTTTGGAGGAAGTTTTGCCAATAAG GAGGGGGATTTCGAGGTTCTACAACGGGAAATCGAAGTCGTTTGCGAGCCTCGGAGATGCATCCTCCATCAAAGAGGTCGCGAAACCGGAGAACGCCTACACGAGAAAACGGAGAAACCTACTCGCCACCAACTTCCCCTCGCCACTGAGGGGCAATGGTGGCGCCATATCAAAGAGGGTCATGACCTCCGCCACGGCCAGAACCTCGCTGGCTCTGGCCGTAGCCATGAGCAACTCAAAGAGCGAATTCAGCTCTTCGAGCAGCTCATCGTCCCCAAGGAAGAAGGACCTGTCGACATGGAGATCCTTCTCCTTGTCCGATTTGCAGCATTGA
- the LOC121780871 gene encoding uncharacterized protein LOC121780871 produces the protein MPTRAMCKADIEEERLSEEKKVMFNDVIVKEAEEFKDVRNKEGSYHAMEDLEEALPIRRGLSRFYTGKSRSFANLADAFKIKDIQELAKPDYFHICKMRKQRKNMLAPRIDGGSISKRPTTSATNLALAVAMSNSESECNSP, from the exons ATGCCTACAAGAGCGATGTGCAAAGCCGATATTGAAGAAGAGAGGCTCTCTGAGGAAAAAAAGGTCATGTTTAACGATGTTATAGTGAAAGAAGCAGAAGAGTTTAAGGATGTTAGAAATAAAGAAGGTTCTTATCATGCCATGGAAGATTTGGAGGAAGCTTTGCCAATAAG GAGGGGGCTTTCGAGGTTCTACACCGGGAAATCGAGGTCGTTTGCGAACCTAGCCGATGCATTCAAGATCAAAGACATCCAAGAATTGGCCAAACCGGACTATTTCCACATCTGCAAGATGAGGAAACAGCGCAAAAACATGCTCGCGCCAAGGATCGATGGGGGCTCCATATCGAAGAGGCCCACGACCTCCGCCACCAATTTGGCTCTGGCTGTGGCTATGAGCAACTCGGAGAGCGAATGCAACTCTCCATGA
- the LOC121780870 gene encoding protein AMN1 homolog isoform X1 — MESSGKSFADALKMARERSSPEQLIKWSPSVEKCGAARFVPSLMILTLNALAVFPNEITSLKNVPDNLRLRLINRMCDKSTMNAAVLRLLVERSPTEIRVKDCSWLTQVHFHHTIGNCDTSKLQVLQLDLCGQCILDVAFKDILDKHQESFSRLTILSLRGACGLSDDGLRNLVNSAPLLQSINLGQCSLLTSAAVNCIADVLGSQLKELYIDKCNKIDAMQILPAFKKFTCLEVLSVAQMRTVNDQFVNGLVTASACGKVLKDLDFSDCNRLTDNSLKIIATTCDDLSSLDISNLNELTDSGLEYLANGCKSIQKLKLCRNGFSDVAVAAFLENSGESLLELFLNSIVKVGPHTALSLAKCSRKLVSLDVSWCRKISNEGLGLIVDSCSSLKMLKIFGCTQINKEFLEGHSNPVVKIIGSKFTPIMDHLYLLEPEEEEFLRYRFLQY, encoded by the exons ATGGAATCGTCAGGGAAATCATTTGCTGATGCATTAAAGATGGCGAGAGAGAGATCCTCACCTGAGCAGTTGATTAAGTGGAGCCCCTCGGTGGAAAAATGCGGTGCTGCACGCTTTGTTCCTTCGCTGATGATTCTAACATTGAATGCTCTTGCCGTATTCCCCAACGAAATTACGTCGCTCAAAAATGTTCCAGATAACCTCCGTCTAAGGCTGATTAACAGAATGTGCGATAAAAGCACAATGAATGCGGCTGTTTTGAGGCTTCTGGTGGAAAGATCTCCAACTGAGATACGCGTCAAGGATTGCTCGTGGCTGACTCAAGTGCACTTTCACCACACAATTGGAAACTGTGACACATCAAAGTTGCAG GTGCTTCAACTTGATCTGTGTGGCCAATGCATACTTGATGTTGCATTCAAGGACATATTAGACAAACATCAGGAAAGTTTTTCTAGATTGACCATCTTGTCCCTTAGAGGCGCCTGTGGTTTATCCGACGATGGGCTAAGAAACCTTGTTAATTCAGCACCTCTACTGCAGTCTATCAATTTGGGTCAGTGCAGCCTTCTAACCTCTGCTGCTGTTAACTGTATAGCCGATGTTTTGGGATCACAATTGAAGGAGTTATACATAGACAAGTGCAATAAAATTGACGCAATGCAGATTCTACCTGCATTTAAGAAGTTCACTTGTTTGGAAGTCTTGTCTGTTGCTCAAATGCGTACTGTAAATGATCAATTTGTGAACGGGCTAGTCACTGCTTCTGCTTGTGGTAAAGTTCTCAAGGATCTCGACTTTTCTGATTGCAA CAGACTTACTGATAACTCTCTCAAAATCATTGCAACAACTTGTGATGATTTGAGTTCGCTGGACATTTCAAACCTGAATGAGTTGACAGATTCGGGGCTGGAGTATCTTGCCAATGGTTGTAAATCAATTCAAAAGCTCAAACTTTGTCGCAATGGATTCAG TGATGTAGCAGTGGCGGCCTTTCTAGAAAACTCCGGAGAGTCATTGTTAGAACTTTTCCTGAATAGTATTGTAAAG GTCGGACCCCATACTGCCCTGTCACTTGCCAAATGCTCAAGAAAATTGGTGAGTTTGGATGTATCATGGTGTCGCAAAATCAGTAATGAGGGTCTTGGATTGATTGTTGATAGCTGCTCGTCGCTGAAGATGCTCAAAATCTTTGGTTGTACGCAG ATCAACAAAGAATTTCTGGAAGGTCACTCGAATCCCGTTGTGAAGATAATCGGTTCGAAGTTTACTCCGATTATGGATCATCTATATTTGCTTGAGCCCGAGGAAGAAGAGTTCCTGCGGTACCGATTTCTTCAATACTAG
- the LOC121780870 gene encoding F-box/LRR-repeat protein 17-like isoform X2 yields MESSGKSFADALKMARERSSPEQLIKWSPSVEKCGAARFVPSLMILTLNALAVFPNEITSLKNVPDNLRLRLINRMCDKSTMNAAVLRLLVERSPTEIRVKDCSWLTQVHFHHTIGNCDTSKLQVLQLDLCGQCILDVAFKDILDKHQESFSRLTILSLRGACGLSDDGLRNLVNSAPLLQSINLGQCSLLTSAAVNCIADVLGSQLKELYIDKCNKIDAMQILPAFKKFTCLEVLSVAQMRTVNDQFVNGLVTASACGKVLKDLDFSDCKLTDNSLKIIATTCDDLSSLDISNLNELTDSGLEYLANGCKSIQKLKLCRNGFSDVAVAAFLENSGESLLELFLNSIVKVGPHTALSLAKCSRKLVSLDVSWCRKISNEGLGLIVDSCSSLKMLKIFGCTQINKEFLEGHSNPVVKIIGSKFTPIMDHLYLLEPEEEEFLRYRFLQY; encoded by the exons ATGGAATCGTCAGGGAAATCATTTGCTGATGCATTAAAGATGGCGAGAGAGAGATCCTCACCTGAGCAGTTGATTAAGTGGAGCCCCTCGGTGGAAAAATGCGGTGCTGCACGCTTTGTTCCTTCGCTGATGATTCTAACATTGAATGCTCTTGCCGTATTCCCCAACGAAATTACGTCGCTCAAAAATGTTCCAGATAACCTCCGTCTAAGGCTGATTAACAGAATGTGCGATAAAAGCACAATGAATGCGGCTGTTTTGAGGCTTCTGGTGGAAAGATCTCCAACTGAGATACGCGTCAAGGATTGCTCGTGGCTGACTCAAGTGCACTTTCACCACACAATTGGAAACTGTGACACATCAAAGTTGCAG GTGCTTCAACTTGATCTGTGTGGCCAATGCATACTTGATGTTGCATTCAAGGACATATTAGACAAACATCAGGAAAGTTTTTCTAGATTGACCATCTTGTCCCTTAGAGGCGCCTGTGGTTTATCCGACGATGGGCTAAGAAACCTTGTTAATTCAGCACCTCTACTGCAGTCTATCAATTTGGGTCAGTGCAGCCTTCTAACCTCTGCTGCTGTTAACTGTATAGCCGATGTTTTGGGATCACAATTGAAGGAGTTATACATAGACAAGTGCAATAAAATTGACGCAATGCAGATTCTACCTGCATTTAAGAAGTTCACTTGTTTGGAAGTCTTGTCTGTTGCTCAAATGCGTACTGTAAATGATCAATTTGTGAACGGGCTAGTCACTGCTTCTGCTTGTGGTAAAGTTCTCAAGGATCTCGACTTTTCTGATTGCAA ACTTACTGATAACTCTCTCAAAATCATTGCAACAACTTGTGATGATTTGAGTTCGCTGGACATTTCAAACCTGAATGAGTTGACAGATTCGGGGCTGGAGTATCTTGCCAATGGTTGTAAATCAATTCAAAAGCTCAAACTTTGTCGCAATGGATTCAG TGATGTAGCAGTGGCGGCCTTTCTAGAAAACTCCGGAGAGTCATTGTTAGAACTTTTCCTGAATAGTATTGTAAAG GTCGGACCCCATACTGCCCTGTCACTTGCCAAATGCTCAAGAAAATTGGTGAGTTTGGATGTATCATGGTGTCGCAAAATCAGTAATGAGGGTCTTGGATTGATTGTTGATAGCTGCTCGTCGCTGAAGATGCTCAAAATCTTTGGTTGTACGCAG ATCAACAAAGAATTTCTGGAAGGTCACTCGAATCCCGTTGTGAAGATAATCGGTTCGAAGTTTACTCCGATTATGGATCATCTATATTTGCTTGAGCCCGAGGAAGAAGAGTTCCTGCGGTACCGATTTCTTCAATACTAG
- the LOC121782281 gene encoding uncharacterized protein LOC121782281 encodes MTTATGIIAAAAHARFALIPGLSRAARSKRCTISTGVRCALPPQAQRMIESRRSVSLSLVFLHFFCLSKDALAANAMDKYVKKKRLDPLEAYIPAVILTEFQIKELGQYLEDDQPQFLSCRNLLRSGPASSLRVNIRAVAQYASDAGNGKYAFDEVDQCLRALEELDSLLLRASRNDSGSSVEAMKARVVTALNALNSLLKTVPDEVLDKGKAMANAYMNPGEDTSTETLDPQLKKLESIL; translated from the exons ATGACGACCGCCACCGGCATCATCGCCGCAGCGGCACACGCCCGATTCGCACTGATTCCAGGTTTGTCACGTGCCGCGAGGTCTAAGCGGTGCACGATTAGCACAGGCGTGAGGTGCGCATTGCCGCCGCAGGCGCAGAGGATGATCGAGAGCAGACGATCGGTTTCTCTCTCACTTGTTTTCCTCCATTTCTTCTGTCTATCTAAAG ATGCGTTGGCTGCAAACGCAATGGATAAATATGTCAAAAA GAAAAGGCTTGATCCACTAGAGGCTTATATACCTGCTGTTATATTGACTGAGTTTCAAATCAAGGAATTAG GGCAATATCTTGAAGACGATCAACCTCAATTTCTCAGCTGCCGGAATCTCTTAAGATCTGGTCCTGCTTCATCTTTGCGTGTAAATATTCGAGCA GTAGCACAGTATGCCTCTGATGCTGGAAACGGCAAATATGCATTCGATGAGGTTGATCAATGTTTAAG AGCTCTAGAAGAACTTGATTCTCTTCTTCTGCGGGCATCAAGAAATGATTCGGGTTCCTCAGTCGAAGCAATGAAAGCTAGAGTTGTTACCGCACTCAATGCACTGAACAG CCTTCTGAAGACGGTTCCAGATGAGGTGCTCGACAAGGGAAAGGCAATGGCAAATGCATACATGAATCCGGGTGAAGATACATCAACTGAAACGCTCGACCCCCAGTTAAAGAAATTGGAATCAATATtgtaa